A single region of the Gorilla gorilla gorilla isolate KB3781 chromosome 1, NHGRI_mGorGor1-v2.1_pri, whole genome shotgun sequence genome encodes:
- the TADA1 gene encoding transcriptional adapter 1, translating into MATFVSELEAAKKNLSEALGDNVKQYWANLKLWFKQKISKEEFDLEAHRLLTQDNVHSHNDFLLAILTRCQILVSTPDGAGSLPWPGGSAAKPGKPKGKKKLSSVRQKFDHRFQPQNPLSGAQQFVAKDPQDDDDLKLCSHTMMLPTRGQLEGRMIVTAYEHGLDNVTEEAVSAVVYAVENHLKDILTSVVSRRKAYRLRDGHFKYAFGSNVTPQPYLKNSVVAYNNLIESPPAFTAPCAGQNPASHPPPDDAEQQAALLLACSGDTLPASLPPVNMYDLFEALQVHREVIPTHTVYALNIERIITKLWHPNHEELQQDKVHRQRLAAKEGLLLC; encoded by the exons ATGGCGACCTTTGTGAGCGAGCTGGAGGCGGCCAAGAAGAACTTGAGCGAGGCCCTGGGGGACAACGTGAAACA ATACTGGGCTAACCTAAAGCTGTGGTTCAAGCAGAAGATCAGCAAAGAGGAGTTTGACCTTGAAGCTCATAGACTTCTCACACAGGATAATG TCCATTCTCACAATGATTTCCTCCTGGCCATTCTCACGCGTTGTCAGATTTTGGTTTCTACACCAG ATGGTGCTGGATCTTTGCCCTGGCCAGGGGGTTCCGCAGCAAAACCTGGAAAAcccaagggaaagaaaaagctttCTTCTGTTCGTCAGAAATTTGAT CATAGATTCCAGCCTCAAAATCCTCTCTCAGGAGCCCAGCAATTTGTGGCAAAGGATCCCCAAGATGATGATGACTTGAAACTTTGTTCCCACACAATGATGCTTCCCACTCGAGGCCAGCTTGAAGGGAGAATGATAGTGACTGCTTATGAGCATGGGCTGGACAATGTCACCGAGGAGGCTGTTTCAGCTGTTGTCTATGCTGTGGAG aaTCACCTTAAAGATATACTGACGTCAGTTGTGTCAAGAAGGAAAGCTTATCGGTTACGAGATGGTCATTTTAAATATGCCTTTGGCAGTAACGTGACCCCGCAGCCATACCTGAAGAATAGTGTAGTAGCTTACAACAACTTAATAGAAAG cccTCCAGCTTTTACTGCTCCCTGTGCTGGTCAAAATCCAGCTTCTCACCCACCCCCTGATGATGCTGAGCAGCAGGCTGCACTCCTGCTGGCATGCTCCGGAGACACTCTACCTGCATCTTTGCCTCCGGTGAACATGTACGATCTTTTTGAAGCTTTGCAG GTGCACAGGGAAGTCATCCCTACACATACTGTCTATGCTCTTAACATTGAAAGGATCATCACGAAACTCTGGCATCCAAATCATGAAGAGCTGCAGCAAGACAAAGTTCACCGCCAGCGCTTGGCAGCCAAGGAGGGGCTTTTGCTGTGCTAA